One part of the Nitrospira sp. genome encodes these proteins:
- a CDS encoding M23 family metallopeptidase, whose product MSQQTAETSDAYTVVVFRGSSSKPLRFSFPRKFVRKLLILAAILIVADLLVVSHYVIRTGEVWQLSAFRAEAMGAREQTAAFSAAIDDLKKRISAMGEVNQRLRVMLGIDATKPAGDLANGRGGEDGPLPDGKTGVQGNGTIGAVGENRQQMSELRDNMQPGLDFSTESIEEVTLQVRESLEALTREATQQEEALENLTQVAEQRSAQWASTPSIWPVRGWVTSGFGPRVSPFTEKPAWHDGLDIGAQANSPVQAPALGRVVTVSFDSKMGNMVKLDHGYGIETVYGHLAKSLVKEGQRVKRGDVVALVGSTGLSTGPHLHYMVKKNGQALDPTKFILD is encoded by the coding sequence ATGAGCCAGCAAACGGCCGAAACCAGTGATGCCTACACCGTCGTCGTGTTTCGGGGATCGTCCTCGAAGCCCCTGCGGTTTAGTTTTCCACGGAAATTCGTACGTAAGCTTCTGATTTTGGCTGCGATTTTAATCGTCGCCGACCTCCTGGTCGTCTCCCATTATGTGATTCGCACCGGCGAAGTGTGGCAATTGTCGGCGTTTCGGGCCGAAGCCATGGGTGCCCGGGAGCAGACTGCTGCCTTTTCGGCCGCCATCGATGACTTGAAGAAGCGAATTTCGGCGATGGGCGAAGTCAACCAGCGCCTCCGCGTCATGCTTGGTATCGATGCGACCAAGCCGGCCGGAGACCTTGCCAATGGCCGAGGCGGTGAAGATGGGCCTTTACCGGATGGCAAAACCGGTGTTCAGGGGAATGGGACCATAGGCGCAGTGGGCGAGAATCGGCAACAGATGTCTGAGCTGCGAGACAATATGCAGCCAGGTTTGGATTTCTCCACAGAAAGCATCGAAGAAGTGACCCTGCAGGTCCGTGAAAGCTTGGAAGCGCTGACTCGGGAAGCCACCCAGCAGGAAGAAGCCTTGGAAAACCTCACGCAGGTTGCGGAGCAACGCTCAGCCCAGTGGGCCTCCACCCCCTCAATCTGGCCTGTGCGTGGGTGGGTGACCTCGGGGTTTGGGCCAAGAGTGTCCCCATTTACGGAAAAGCCGGCCTGGCATGATGGTTTGGACATCGGGGCTCAGGCCAATTCTCCGGTTCAGGCGCCGGCGCTCGGCCGAGTGGTCACCGTGAGCTTTGATTCCAAAATGGGAAATATGGTCAAACTTGACCATGGCTACGGTATTGAAACGGTGTACGGCCACTTGGCGAAATCACTCGTCAAGGAAGGGCAGCGGGTCAAGCGGGGCGATGTGGTGGCATTGGTCGGCAGTACCGGCTTGTCCACAGGCCCGCACCTTCACTATATGGTGAAGAAGAACGGCCAGGCCCTTGACCCAACCAAATTCATTTTGGATTAA
- a CDS encoding divalent-cation tolerance protein CutA, protein MDEECAAIAVMVTTATPEEAEKIGRILVEAKLAACANVVSGIRSIFRWDNRVSTETECLMIIKTTRMRFAELESVVRQHHSYTVPEIVALPLIAGSEAYLNWIRSETDK, encoded by the coding sequence TTGGACGAGGAATGTGCTGCGATCGCGGTGATGGTGACGACCGCGACACCCGAAGAAGCGGAGAAAATCGGCCGGATTCTCGTGGAAGCCAAGTTGGCGGCTTGCGCAAACGTGGTGAGCGGCATCCGCTCAATTTTCCGGTGGGACAATCGGGTCAGCACTGAAACCGAATGTTTGATGATCATCAAAACTACGAGAATGCGTTTCGCAGAGCTGGAATCGGTGGTGCGGCAACATCACAGTTACACGGTGCCGGAAATCGTCGCCCTTCCGCTGATTGCCGGATCTGAAGCCTATTTGAACTGGATCAGGAGTGAAACAGATAAGTAG
- a CDS encoding rhodanese, which translates to MSFTITPTELKSRLDKGDKLVLVDVREPWEYAIAKLDGSVLVPLATLQQSLGKLDRNAEIVALCHHGMRSADATGFLLQQGFGNVKNLIGGIDAWSAQIDPSVPRY; encoded by the coding sequence ATGAGCTTCACCATTACGCCAACCGAATTGAAATCACGACTGGATAAAGGCGACAAACTCGTGCTTGTGGATGTTCGCGAGCCGTGGGAATATGCGATCGCCAAGCTGGACGGTTCCGTCCTCGTCCCGTTGGCAACGCTCCAGCAATCCCTTGGAAAGTTGGATCGGAACGCTGAGATTGTCGCCCTATGCCATCACGGGATGAGAAGCGCGGATGCAACGGGTTTTTTGCTACAGCAAGGGTTTGGAAACGTGAAAAACCTGATCGGGGGAATCGACGCCTGGTCCGCCCAAATTGATCCGTCGGTCCCGCGATACTAA